The following is a genomic window from Pseudoalteromonas rubra.
AGGTAAGCCTGAGATTCAGCGGCCCAAAATGGAATGTTCAATATATCCAGTTTAGGCACTATGGGGGAGAGATTAGACACACTCAGCAGCGCCCCCTGGATCACGCCACGTGAAACTTGCACCGCTAGGTCATGACCAACTCCCTGACTGCCTTTATCGCGGATTTCGACACAAATCTTACCGTTAGAAAAGTCTTCAATGTTGTGTTTGAGTTGCTGATGCATATGAGGTGATGAGAGCCAAAGCTCGCTGTTATAGGGCGAAGCAAATATCAGTTTGTAACGAGCGCCAGGACAGGTTTGTGGTTGTGCCATCGCTGTGTGTGGCCACGCACTGACTAGTGGCAGTAGTGTGGCGCTTTGGCGTATAAAGGTACGTCGACTTGGGGATGGTGGGCTTTCGGTTTTACTCAAGTTGCTCATACCTTCATTCATGGTAACGACAGCCCAAACAACATCAGATTTGCATAAGCCACAATGTTAAAGTCTAGACGCCATTGCAATAAATGGAAAACCGGGCTTTGGGCGATAAGTTTGATGTGTGTTTTAAGCGGGTACATATGAAACCGAAAAGCGGAATGGAGCAAAGTCCGTGGCTGGGCTCGCCGAACCTGCCGATGTTGTCTAAGCTTAGGAAGAACGGGGCAAGTCGGGAACTTATTTGTGCAGCTAAAACAGTCACTTTTGTTATTCAAAGTGGCCGCAGTTGGTGCGGCGGTGATCATTGCGACGGTGAGCTGGTTTCTGTATCGGGAGCTGGACCACAGTAAGCAACTCAATGATCATCTGTTCAAATTACAAACCCAGATCCAGCGCTTGCTGGATCAGGAAGAGCGGTTTGTGATTGAAAGACAAAAAGCCTCACTGTTGTCCATTGATGATTATCGCTATGCGTATCGCGATAGTTTTAACGAGTTAGTTGCGTTACTGGTCACCGATCATCAGCATCTTGAGCTGATGTTTAAACTGGACGAGCAGGTTAACCGCTTTGCTGAGCTGTATGAACAGTTGGCCTCCATGCAGGCATTATTGGGTTACGACAAAGACGATGGTGTTTATGGTGAGTTCCGCAGTAAAGCGCATGCCCTGCAGGCACTGGCCAAAGAAGCACAAGATCCGCAATTAGAAATTCTGCTGCTGGAACTGAGGCGGCGGGAAAAAGATTTTTTGCTGAGGCTGGACAGAAGCTACCTGAATCAGCATGGTGATTTGATCCAGCAAGCCAAGAACCGCATCCGGGCGCAATTTCCGGCGCGTGCTGATGCCTATTTAATGACGCTTGAGCAATATCAGAACGGCTTCATCGTTTATACCAATGTGTTGCAAAAGCAGGGGCTGGACCACAACCAGGGAGTGCGTGGTGAGCTGGGGGAGTTGAAGTTGGCTATTCGCGGCCACTTTACCATAGTGGCTAAGCAACTCTTCAGCGCTTATCAGGAAGAGCAGCAACAGCTGATCCTGATTAGCTTATTGTCGATCGTGTTAAGCAGTGGTTTTAGCTTGTTACTGCTGTACTATCTCAATAGCCGGGTGTCTGAGCAGGTGATGGCGATCGGTCGGGTGCTGGTCAGAGTGGCTAAGCATGAAGACTTTTCTTTGCGGGTTAACCTGAACAGCGAAGACGAAATTGCCCAGATTGGTCACCACCTGGATGAGCTGCTGGACTTTATTGAAACATTGATGGCACGACTTAGCGCGGCTCAGCAGCGGCTGATTGAAGAGGCTAAAATGGCCAGCCTGAGTAACATGGTGAGTGGCTTTGCCCATGAGCTGAATACACCGCTCGGTATTGCCATTACCAGCCAGTCGCATCTCAAGGCACAGGTTGAGAGCATGCGCCGTGATCTGGACAGTGGGCAGCTGAAAAAACATACCCTGACCAACCTCATCGGAGAGGCAGAATCAGCGTTGTTTTTGCTCGAAAATAACTTACATCGCACGGCATCCCTGATCGATGACTTCAAAAAAGTATCGGCGCAGCAGCATTATGATACGGAAATGGAGTTTGATCTGAAAACCCTGGTAGAGGGCGTGTTTGATTGCTATCGCAGTGATTTATCGGAGGATGAATACAAAATTGAGGTCGAAATACCAGATAACCTGATCCTCAGTAGTTACCCCAATGTGTTTAATCAGATTATCAGTTACAGTCTGAACAACAGTATTTTGCATGGTAAATATCCGGACAGACCGCTGACCATCATTGTCTCGGCACACATAGTGAATGACTATGTGCATTTTTATTTTAAAGATGACGGGCAGGGCATAGACAAAGAACTGCTGCCTGTGATCTTTGAGCCCTTTGTGACGTCGAAACGACATTCGGGCGGGACCGGACTCGGTCTCAGTATTATTTATAACCTGGTGACGCAAAAGCTGGGCGGGGAGATTAAAATACAAAGCCCCGCACATGGCGGGGCTTGTTTACACATCATTCTGGCGAACACGCAATTTAAGCTGGTGTCGCCAGAGTAACGGGTCGTTTGGGTGAATTACGCCTTTTTGCTGGCAACCCACTCGTTGACGAACTGCTCCAGTACGTTCAGAGGTACCGGGCCGTTTTTCAGTACTACGTCGTGGAACTGACGGATATCGAACTTATCGCCCAGCTCTTTTCTCGCCGCTTCACGTAGTTCAATAATTCTCAGCATACCAATCTTATAGGCCGTTGCCTGAGATGGGATCACGATGTGACGTTCTACCATTTTAACCGCGTCTGATTTCGCGTTTGGCGTGTTGTTCACGTAGTAATCAATCCCTTCCTGGCGAGTCCACTTCATTGCGTGGATACCTGTGTCTACCACCAGGCGGCAGGCACGCCATAGTTCCATAGCCAGTCGACCGAAGTCAGAATACGGGTCTTCATACAGGCCCATTTCTTTTGGTACCAGCTCAGAGTATAGTCCCCAGCCTTCAGTGTAAGCGGTGTAGCGACCGAACTTACGGAACTTAGGCATGTTTTCCAGCTCCATCGCAATGGCGATTTGCATGTGGTGACCAGGTACACCTTCGTGGTAAGCCAGGGCTTCCATCTGGTAGGTTGGCATGGCTTCCATGTCATACAAGTTCGCGTAGTAGATACCCGGGCGTGAACCGTCCGGAGAAGGCTGTTGATAGAAAGCTTTACCCGCTGATTTTTCACGGAAGGCTTCAACGCGTTTCACGATCATGTCGGCCTTAGGCTTGACGATGAATAGTTCGTCCAGGCGATCTTTCATGTTGTCGATCATCGCCGTGGCGTCAGCCAGGTATTTGGCTTTCCCTTCTTCGCTATTTGGCAGGTAGAATTGCTTGTCGGTGCGCATGAATTCCATAAAGGCTTTCAGATCGCCCTTAAAGCCAACTTTTTCTTTGATTTCACGCATTTCATCATGGATACGTGCAACCTCAGACAAGCCGATTTTGTGGATCTCTGCGGCAGTTAAGTCTGTGGTAGTAGTCCGTGCCAGTGCGTTGTTGAAGTACTTTTCACCATCAGGGAACTTCCAGGCACCGTCACGGGTGTCAGCGCGCTTTTCAAGTTGTTGCAGGTAACTGATCAGTTTGCTGTAAGCTGGCTTCACGGCTGCTTTCAGTGCGTCAGTTGCTTCAGCGATCAGCGCTTGCTTTTCGTTGTCTGCAATTTCCAGCTTTTCCACTTTGCGTTTAAAGTCAGCCAGTAAGGTTGAATCTTCACCGTCAACAAACGGGGCACCCTTAATGATGTTTTTGCTTGAATCAATGACATGTGGGAAAACAAACTTAGGTGCGATGATCCCTTTGTCAGCACGCACTTCAAGGTTTACGATCAGCTGTTCAAAGACAGCTGGAATACCGTTCAGGCGTGAAATATACGCTTTGGCGTCTTTGACGTCTGTGATTTGATGCTGGTTGATCAAAAATGCTGGCAGCATAGAGTGCGTACCATACATCTGGTTAACCGGGTAGCTGTGGAAACGCCATTGGAAGTCGGCGATTTCATTTTCAAGGTTTTGCTTGAACAGGTCGTAGCTCACCTGAGTTTGGCCATCCAGTTTGCTGCGATCAATGGCTTGCAGGGCAACCAGATCTTTTTTCGTTAGCTCAAGATCCTCAAGCCGACGCGCTTCTGAGTCATCGTCCCATTTGTCATAATCTTGTTTGATACCCAGGTAAGTTTGATAAACCGGGCTGCGCATGACGCTGCGCATGAAGACTTCATCGAAAAAGGCATTGGCCTTTTCGACTTCGCTTTGAACGACTTGTTGTGTTGTTTCCGCTTTAGCGGTGTTGGTTGGTTGCTCTGCTGTTTGCTGACAACCGGATAGTAGCGCTGCTGCCACGGCTGCGGCAAGGAGTGTCATTTTACGCATGGGTTACCTTTTTTATTTTATTCCATTGGACTCGGGTGTTGGTGCAATGTTACCAACAAAACTGTATCGCGATAGATGTCTTTTATCTACAGGGCGAATTCACCTGTTCAATCTTATCCTATGAGCAGGTATCAGACGAACAATTCTAGCAGGTCATTCAGATATCTGTGGCCCTTAATTGTTACCAACCATGAATCTCCCTGGTCAATCAACAACTCTTGTTCAAGTGCCTGGTTAATCGCGGGCTCAATATCGCTCAGTGATAAGCCGGTATAATCGCAAAAATCCTGTTTAGCACAGGGGGCGTGTAAGCGAAAACAATTCATAAAGAACTCAAATGGCCGATCGGCTGGCTCTACCTGCCAACTGTCGTATAAATACGACTTGCTAAGATCCATATAGCCACGGGGATGCTTAACTTTTACGGTGCGCAATATCTGGTTATTTTCGGGTTGAGTGATTTTGCCATGTGCGCCACAGCCAATCCCCAGGTAGTCACCGAATTGCCAGTAATTCAGGTTGTGCTTACACTGATAACCCGTTTTAGCATAGCCTGAGATCTCGTATTGCTGATAGCCATGTTTGGCCAACAAGGCTTGCCCTTGTTCCTGGATATCCCACAAAATTTCGTCCTGGGGCAGCTTAGGCGGCTTAGACGCAAACTGTGTGTTTGGCTCAATCGTGAGTTGATACCAGGATAAATGCGGAGGATTGAGGTCAATGACTTGCTGCAGGTCGCTCAATGCGTCTGCAACCGATTGGTTTGGCAAGCCGTGCATTAAGTCCATATTAAAGCTATTGAGGCCCGCGTCGTGCGCTTCTAAGGCGGCGTGGCGGGCTTCCTGTTCACCATGAATGCGCCCCAGTGCCTTGAGCTTATCTGCCTGCAGGCTTTGCACGCCGATGGAGATACGGTTGATGCCAGCTGCAACATAGTGTTTAAAGCGATCGGTCTCCACCGTCCCCGGATTGGCTTCAAGTGTGATCTCTATGTCATCACTAAAGCCAATCAGCGCTTCAATTTCACCTAACAGGTGGGTGTAAGCTTCGCCACTGAGCAGGCTGGGCGTGCCCCCGCCAATAAAAATACTATGCAGCGGGCGCCCCTGTACAAGGTGCAGATCGGCACGTAAATCTGCGAGCAGGTGCTGAATATATTCCTGCTCAGGGATCTCGCCTTTCTGACCATGACTGTTAAAGTCGCAGTAAGGGCATTTCTGCACGCACCAGGGAACGTGAATGTATAAACTTAACGGAGGGAGATTCACAGCTGACCTTCAAAGTGTGCCAGCAGCTGCTGCAATGCCTGACCGCGATGGCTGAGGGTATTTTTCTGTGCTTTGCTCAGCTGCGCGGATGTGCACTGAGTGGCTTCAACCCAGAATACGGGGTCATAACCAAAGCCTTGCAAACCTTGCTGATCCTCTGTGATGCGACCTTCCCAGCTAGCCTGGCAAATGACAGGAGTAGGGTCATCGGCATGGCGCATATAGACGAGTACGCACCAGAAGCGGGCTGTGCGCAGTGTTTCGCCACTCATCGCTGCAAGCAGTTTGTCGATGTTATCCTGATCGTTGGCATCCACTCCGGCGTAACGGGCAGAATACACACCCGGAGCCCCTTGCAGAGCATCAACTTCCAGACCCGAGTCATCTGCAATGGAGGGTAGCCCCGTGACTTTAGCAGCGTGGCGCGCCTTGATAATGGCATTTTCTACAAAAGTAGTGCCCGTTTCTGCCACTTCGCTCACGTTGAACTGGCTTTGTGGCAGGATTTCGATTTTCAGGTCTTTGAGCATGCTGCCGAGTTCGGCTACTTTGCCCTGATTGCCGGTGGCAAGAACAATTTGTCTGGTCATATTAATCTACATAAAACTTTTGCTGAAATTTAAGCACGTGTCGGGTGTTCCCCTGACGGATCGTGACTTCAAAGCGATAGGTGTCTTCATGGTCGACATCCATCTGCGCCAGATAATAAACCGCGTCACCTTCCACCACTTCTTTGAAGGTTAAGGTGGTTTTATTGCCGATCAGGTTGCGCGCCTGGCCGGTTAAGGTGGCGCGTTGTGCGGTGTTGTTGGCATCATCAGCCAGCACTGAAATGTTTATTATGGCTTTGCTGTTGCTTCGGGTTAAACCGTAAGCACTGGCAATGTTAGGCTGAATAAAGGTCGACGGAAAGGCGATGTAATGGACCTGCCAGTCACCCAGTTGTTTATATTGCCCACCTTGTTCATTGTTGGCATGCGCTGGTCGTGCAACAAGTAGCACGGCTAGCATTGAAATCAGTGTTAATAAGGTTTTCATTGTGACGACTCCGAGTGCTTAACGTAGCAGATCCATCATTAAGATCTGTAAGAACTGCATACCAATCAGAACGACCAGGATCGACAAATCCAGCCCTCCCAGTGGCGGGATAATTTTACGAACTGGGCGCAACATAGGTTCAGTTAGCTGATCAAAGACCGCGGCGATTGGGTTGTAGCCCTGAGCCACCCAGCTGAGGATAGCGCGGATAATTAACACCCAGAACACCAGAGAAAAGGCTTCTTTGGCCACGGTTAACGCACCGTCAATCGCCGCTCCCATTGGATCCCAGTAACCGCCCAGCATGAGCATCAATACAGACACCTTGGCAAAACCAACCAACAGCGCCACGACCAAAGATGCCAGATCCAAACCGCCCAGTCCGGGAATAAGCTTACGGAGCGGGTTCACGGCAAACGATGTTGCTTTAATTACGGCCTGGCTCAGCGGGTTATAAAAATCTGCTTTGACCAATTGCAGCCAAAAACGCAACAGTACGACCATCAAAAACAGGTCAAAAATAATCCCTACCAAAAAATGCATGGCGTTCATTGTATGTCCTCTAGATTTGTTGTTCCATTTCCTCTGCCCGCGCAATGCAGGCATCCATGGCATCAGCCACGGTTTGCGGTAACTGGTTTGCTTTTAAATGTTCAACGGCTGCGTGTGTGGTGCCACCTTTGGAGGTGACGTTAGCACGCAACTGCGCAATACTGATGTCTTGCTGAGACAAGGCCATTTCTGCGGCGCCGAGTGCAGTTTGTTGCACCAGTGCGCGTGCCTGCTCTGGTGAAAAACCCAGTGCAATGGCTTTTTCTTCAATGGCTTCCATAAACAGGAAAAAGTAAGCAGGTGAGGAACCCGTTACGGCAATGACATCATTGATTTGTGATTCTTGTTCCAGCCAGATGGCGATGCCCGTTGATGAAAAGACCTGCTCGATGTAGGTTTTTTCCTCATCAATGATATCTGCAGCAAACAGACCCGAGACACCACGTCCCAGTAAGGACGGTGTATTTGGCATACAACGCACCAGTTTGACGTCCTCTGCCAGCATTTCGCGCAGACGTTTGACGGTGATCCCTGCTGCGACAGAAACAAATAGCTTATTGCTGAGATCTAATCCGGCATCAACAAAAGTCTGGCAAAGCTCGGCCATCATTTGTGGCTTCACAGACAACACCACGACATCGGCTTCCTCAACCGCTTTGAGATTATCCTGCTCGGTACGCACCCCAAAATCGGCATGAGCCTTAGCCAGCTTCTCAGGGTTGCGATTGGTTGCAATGATACTCTGTGGGGCAAATCCGTTTTTGATCATGCCACCTATGATGGCATAGCTCATATTACCTGTGCCGATAAATGCAATCGTTTTATTAGCCATTAGGAATGTGTCACCTTATTGTCGTTTGCCAAAAATATCCGTGCCGATACGCACCATGGTTGCGCCGCCCTGAATGGCCATTTCCAGATCGCCACTCATACCCATCGACAAGGTATCCAGCTGTTGATATTGAGCCTTTAGTTTATCAAAGCAAGCCTTCATTTGGCGAAAATATTGCAATTGTTGTTGTGCGTCATCGGTTTGCGCTGTAATTGTCATCAACCCGCGCAGTTCCAGCTGGCGTGCGCCATCAATATAGGCGGCGAGTTCGTCTAGTTCATTCAGCGCGCATCCGGATTTTTGTTCGTCGTTACTGATGTTCACCTGGATCAGCACTTTGAGTGGCATCAGGTTGGTGGGTCTTTGTTCATTCAGGCGACGCGCAATCTTCAGACGGTCGACACTTTGCACCCAGGAGAAATGCTCGGCAATCAGGCGCGACTTATTAGATTGAATGGGACCGATAAAATGCCACTCAATGTCTTTTTGCTGCTGAAAGTGGCGGACTTTATCGACAGCTTCCTGGACATAAGATTCGCCAAACAAGCGCTGGCCTGCCGCATAGGCTTGTTCAATGAGTTCGACAGGTTTGGTTTTCGATACGGCCAGTAATGCGACCTCGTGGTCTGTGGCACACTTTTGCTGTGCTTTTGCTATGCGATCATAGGCGTTGTTCAGCCGTTCTGCTATTGTAACCATATTATTATTTGCTCGTTGTGGAGTCTGAGATGGATATTACTGAATTATTGGCCTTTAGTGTGCAACACAAAGCATCGGATTTACACCTTTCATCGGGAGTTTCACCGATGATCCGGGTGGATGGCGATGTGCGCCGGGTAAACATTCCTGCACTGGAAGCGAAGGACGTTAACAGCCTCGTTTACGATATTATGAATGATAACCAGCGTAAGGACTATGAGCAAAATCTTGAGGTAGATTTCTCATTTGAAGTGCCGAACCTGGCTCGTTTTCGTGTCAATGCATTTAACGCCAGTCGCGGTCCGGCGGCGGTGTTCAGGACTATCCCCAGCTCAGTGCTGACGCTGGAAGATTTGGGCGCGCCGGAGATTTTCCGCAAAATTTCTGATTGCCCGCGCGGTTTAGTGCTGGTGACAGGCCCAACCGGATCGGGTAAATCCACCACGCTGGCAGCTATGGTGGATTACATTAACAGCAACAAGCATCACCATATTCTGACCATTGAAGACCCCATTGAATTTGTTCACGACAATAAATTAAGTCTGATCAACCAGCGTGAAGTACATCGTGACACACACAGTTTCAATGCCGCGCTGCGCAGTGCGCTACGTGAAGATCCGGATGTCATCCTGGTTGGTGAATTACGTGATTTGGAAACTATCCGTCTGGCGATGACGGCCGCCGAAACCGGTCACCTGGTGTTTGGTACTTTGCACACCACTTCAGCGCCTAAAACCATTGACCGTATTATTGACGTTTTCCCGGGTGAGGAAAAAGACATGGTCCGTTCTATGTTATCTGAGTCCCTGCAAGCTGTTATTTCACAAACGCTGGTGAAAAAAGTGGGCGGTGGTCGGGTTGCTGCACATGAGATCATGATGGGGATCCCG
Proteins encoded in this region:
- a CDS encoding sensor histidine kinase, with the protein product MQLKQSLLLFKVAAVGAAVIIATVSWFLYRELDHSKQLNDHLFKLQTQIQRLLDQEERFVIERQKASLLSIDDYRYAYRDSFNELVALLVTDHQHLELMFKLDEQVNRFAELYEQLASMQALLGYDKDDGVYGEFRSKAHALQALAKEAQDPQLEILLLELRRREKDFLLRLDRSYLNQHGDLIQQAKNRIRAQFPARADAYLMTLEQYQNGFIVYTNVLQKQGLDHNQGVRGELGELKLAIRGHFTIVAKQLFSAYQEEQQQLILISLLSIVLSSGFSLLLLYYLNSRVSEQVMAIGRVLVRVAKHEDFSLRVNLNSEDEIAQIGHHLDELLDFIETLMARLSAAQQRLIEEAKMASLSNMVSGFAHELNTPLGIAITSQSHLKAQVESMRRDLDSGQLKKHTLTNLIGEAESALFLLENNLHRTASLIDDFKKVSAQQHYDTEMEFDLKTLVEGVFDCYRSDLSEDEYKIEVEIPDNLILSSYPNVFNQIISYSLNNSILHGKYPDRPLTIIVSAHIVNDYVHFYFKDDGQGIDKELLPVIFEPFVTSKRHSGGTGLGLSIIYNLVTQKLGGEIKIQSPAHGGACLHIILANTQFKLVSPE
- a CDS encoding DUF885 domain-containing protein, with product MRKMTLLAAAVAAALLSGCQQTAEQPTNTAKAETTQQVVQSEVEKANAFFDEVFMRSVMRSPVYQTYLGIKQDYDKWDDDSEARRLEDLELTKKDLVALQAIDRSKLDGQTQVSYDLFKQNLENEIADFQWRFHSYPVNQMYGTHSMLPAFLINQHQITDVKDAKAYISRLNGIPAVFEQLIVNLEVRADKGIIAPKFVFPHVIDSSKNIIKGAPFVDGEDSTLLADFKRKVEKLEIADNEKQALIAEATDALKAAVKPAYSKLISYLQQLEKRADTRDGAWKFPDGEKYFNNALARTTTTDLTAAEIHKIGLSEVARIHDEMREIKEKVGFKGDLKAFMEFMRTDKQFYLPNSEEGKAKYLADATAMIDNMKDRLDELFIVKPKADMIVKRVEAFREKSAGKAFYQQPSPDGSRPGIYYANLYDMEAMPTYQMEALAYHEGVPGHHMQIAIAMELENMPKFRKFGRYTAYTEGWGLYSELVPKEMGLYEDPYSDFGRLAMELWRACRLVVDTGIHAMKWTRQEGIDYYVNNTPNAKSDAVKMVERHIVIPSQATAYKIGMLRIIELREAARKELGDKFDIRQFHDVVLKNGPVPLNVLEQFVNEWVASKKA
- the hemW gene encoding radical SAM family heme chaperone HemW, whose protein sequence is MNLPPLSLYIHVPWCVQKCPYCDFNSHGQKGEIPEQEYIQHLLADLRADLHLVQGRPLHSIFIGGGTPSLLSGEAYTHLLGEIEALIGFSDDIEITLEANPGTVETDRFKHYVAAGINRISIGVQSLQADKLKALGRIHGEQEARHAALEAHDAGLNSFNMDLMHGLPNQSVADALSDLQQVIDLNPPHLSWYQLTIEPNTQFASKPPKLPQDEILWDIQEQGQALLAKHGYQQYEISGYAKTGYQCKHNLNYWQFGDYLGIGCGAHGKITQPENNQILRTVKVKHPRGYMDLSKSYLYDSWQVEPADRPFEFFMNCFRLHAPCAKQDFCDYTGLSLSDIEPAINQALEQELLIDQGDSWLVTIKGHRYLNDLLELFV
- the rdgB gene encoding RdgB/HAM1 family non-canonical purine NTP pyrophosphatase, with protein sequence MTRQIVLATGNQGKVAELGSMLKDLKIEILPQSQFNVSEVAETGTTFVENAIIKARHAAKVTGLPSIADDSGLEVDALQGAPGVYSARYAGVDANDQDNIDKLLAAMSGETLRTARFWCVLVYMRHADDPTPVICQASWEGRITEDQQGLQGFGYDPVFWVEATQCTSAQLSKAQKNTLSHRGQALQQLLAHFEGQL
- a CDS encoding DUF4426 domain-containing protein, which encodes MKTLLTLISMLAVLLVARPAHANNEQGGQYKQLGDWQVHYIAFPSTFIQPNIASAYGLTRSNSKAIINISVLADDANNTAQRATLTGQARNLIGNKTTLTFKEVVEGDAVYYLAQMDVDHEDTYRFEVTIRQGNTRHVLKFQQKFYVD
- a CDS encoding YggT family protein, which gives rise to MNAMHFLVGIIFDLFLMVVLLRFWLQLVKADFYNPLSQAVIKATSFAVNPLRKLIPGLGGLDLASLVVALLVGFAKVSVLMLMLGGYWDPMGAAIDGALTVAKEAFSLVFWVLIIRAILSWVAQGYNPIAAVFDQLTEPMLRPVRKIIPPLGGLDLSILVVLIGMQFLQILMMDLLR
- the proC gene encoding pyrroline-5-carboxylate reductase, whose product is MANKTIAFIGTGNMSYAIIGGMIKNGFAPQSIIATNRNPEKLAKAHADFGVRTEQDNLKAVEEADVVVLSVKPQMMAELCQTFVDAGLDLSNKLFVSVAAGITVKRLREMLAEDVKLVRCMPNTPSLLGRGVSGLFAADIIDEEKTYIEQVFSSTGIAIWLEQESQINDVIAVTGSSPAYFFLFMEAIEEKAIALGFSPEQARALVQQTALGAAEMALSQQDISIAQLRANVTSKGGTTHAAVEHLKANQLPQTVADAMDACIARAEEMEQQI
- a CDS encoding YggS family pyridoxal phosphate-dependent enzyme, whose amino-acid sequence is MVTIAERLNNAYDRIAKAQQKCATDHEVALLAVSKTKPVELIEQAYAAGQRLFGESYVQEAVDKVRHFQQQKDIEWHFIGPIQSNKSRLIAEHFSWVQSVDRLKIARRLNEQRPTNLMPLKVLIQVNISNDEQKSGCALNELDELAAYIDGARQLELRGLMTITAQTDDAQQQLQYFRQMKACFDKLKAQYQQLDTLSMGMSGDLEMAIQGGATMVRIGTDIFGKRQ
- a CDS encoding type IV pilus twitching motility protein PilT, which codes for MDITELLAFSVQHKASDLHLSSGVSPMIRVDGDVRRVNIPALEAKDVNSLVYDIMNDNQRKDYEQNLEVDFSFEVPNLARFRVNAFNASRGPAAVFRTIPSSVLTLEDLGAPEIFRKISDCPRGLVLVTGPTGSGKSTTLAAMVDYINSNKHHHILTIEDPIEFVHDNKLSLINQREVHRDTHSFNAALRSALREDPDVILVGELRDLETIRLAMTAAETGHLVFGTLHTTSAPKTIDRIIDVFPGEEKDMVRSMLSESLQAVISQTLVKKVGGGRVAAHEIMMGIPAIRNLIREDKIAQMYSSIQTGAMHGMQTMDQCLTNLVNRGLITNQDAQAKAHDKSQFGTTY